The Cervus elaphus chromosome 12, mCerEla1.1, whole genome shotgun sequence genome includes a region encoding these proteins:
- the LOC122705866 gene encoding translation initiation factor IF-2-like, translated as MINRRLRPERSDSEGASGPPGLVAAHGGALRGRAPGGGCGGARGRRGGRSASVAGLGAGGGKRAGSRADGRGLELGRAPAGGCWETPAPTPAGNSKAPSARPRLPGPGVPHLGDPTCRPAAWAPHSGSLTSRELRPEPCGGAGPPARKGVCIRARPRPATLSPGPRAETRRGADAKMAAAGTRAGEGRAAGGPDPRAPAPGQSPPGPGPGTGRLVGKTQAGDGSSRGPAQSWHLSADLLSFLTCHGPLTF; from the exons ATGATCAA CCGGAGGCTGCGCCCAGAGCGCAGTGACAGCGAGGGCGCGTCCGGGCCTCCTGGCCTCGTGGCCGCGCACGGGGGCGCGCTCCGAGGGCGCGCTCcgggcggcggctgcggcggcgcGCGGGGCCGCCGTGGCGGGAGAAGCGCTTCCG TCGCGGGCCTGGGTGCAGGGGGTGGGAAACGCGCAGGGAGCCGGGCGGACGGGCGCGGGCTGGAGCTGGGGCGCGCGCCCGCGGGCGGCTGCTGGgagacccccgcccccaccccggctGGGAATTCAAAAGCCCCCTCGGCCCGCCCGCGACTCCCCGGGCCAGGGGTCCCGCACCTTGGAGACCCCACCTGCCGTCCCGCTGCCTGGGCTCCGCACTCCGGCAGCCTGACCTCCCGCGAGCTCCGCCCGGAGCCCTGCGGTGGAGCGGGTCCCCCGGCGCGGAAGGGGGTCTGCATCCGCGCCCGCCCGCGCCCAGCCACGCTGTCCCCGGGACCGCGTGCCGAAACCCGCCGCGGGGCGGACGCCAAGATGGCTGCCGCGGGGACGCGTGCGGGCGAGGGCCGGGCGGCCGGGGGCCCCGACCCCCGCGCCCCAGCGCCTGGTCAGAGCCCGCCCGGCCCCGGCCCTGGAACGGGCCGTCTAGTAGGGAAGACACAGGCAGGTGATGGAAGCAGTCGTGGTCCCGCTCAGAGCTGGCATCTCAGTGCTGACCTCCTGAGCTTTCTCACTTGCCACGGGCCTCTAACCTTCTGA